In one Cervus elaphus chromosome 9, mCerEla1.1, whole genome shotgun sequence genomic region, the following are encoded:
- the SLC25A46 gene encoding solute carrier family 25 member 46 codes for MHPRRPDGFDGLGYRAGARDEPGFGGAFPARSFSSASDLSRWVTSPPDIPGSRNLHWAEESPPRGAPAPCTPPEGPAEGPCPGGAGRSGEQLNRFAGFGIGLASLFTENVLAHPCIVLRRQCQVNYHARHYHLTPFTVINIMYSFNKTQGPRALWKGMGSTFIVQGITLGAEGIISEFTPLPREISHKWNPKQIGEHLLLKSLTYIVAMPFYSASLIETVQSEIIRDGTGILECVREGIGRVIGLGVPHSKRLLPLLSLVFPTVLHGVLHYVISSVVQKVVLLILKRKAYDGHLGESASPVQSMLDAYFPELIANFVASLCSDVTLYPLETVLHRLHVQGTRTIIDNTDLGYEVLPINTQYEGMRDCVRTVRQEEGLLGFYKGFGAVVIQYALHAAVLQITKVIYSTLLQNSV; via the exons ATGCATCCGCGGCGCCCGGACGGGTTCGACGGCTTGGGCTACCGGGCTGGGGCCCGAGACGAGCCGGGCTTTGGCGGCGCCTTTCCGGCGAGGTCCTTCAGCTCCGCGTCGGACCTGAGCCGCTGGGTGACCTCTCCCCCAGACATCCCGGGGAGCCGCAACCTGCACTGGGCCGAGGAGAGCCCGCCCCGCGGCGCGCCCGCCCCGTGCACGCCGCCCGAGGGCCCGGCGGAGGGGCCCTGCCCCGGCGGCGCGGGGCGCAGCGGCG AGCAGTTGAATAGATTTGCTGGATTTGGTATTGGACTTGCAAG TCTTTTTACAGAAAACGTACTGGCCCATCCCTGCATCGTTCTGCGCCGCCAGTGTCAG GTTAACTACCATGCTCGGCACTATCATCTCACCCCATTTACAGTCATCAATATTATGTACAGCTTCAACAAAACCCAG GGACCAAGGGCCCTTTGGAAAGGAATGGGAAGTACATTTATCGTGCAGGGAATCACACTTGGAGCAGAGGGAATAATCAGTGAATTCACACCTTTACCAAG ggagatttcacataaatggaatcctaAACAAATAGGAGAACACCTTCTATTGAAATC CCTAACTTACATAGTGGCAATGCCTTTTTATTCAGCAAGTCTAATTGAAACAGTACAG AGTGAGATAATCCGAGATGGCACCGGGATTCTGGAGTGTGTCAGGGAGGGGATTGGAAGAGTGATCGGCTTGGGCGTGCCTCACAGCAAGCGCCTGCTTCCGCTCCTGTCCTTGGTCTTCCCCACGGTGCTGCACGGGGTTCTCCATTACGTCATCAGCTCGGTCGTCCAGAAGGTCGTCCTGCTCATCCTGAAGAGAAAGGCTTACGACGGCCACCTCGGCGAGAGCGCCAGCCCGGTGCAGAGCATGCTGGACGCCTACTTTCCGGAGCTCATCGCCAACTTCGTGGCCAGCCTCTGCTCTGACGTCACGCTGTACCCGCTGGAGACGGTTCTGCACCGCCTGCACGTGCAGGGCACCCGCACGATCATcgacaacacagacctggggTACGAGGTGCTCCCGATTAACACGCAGTACGAGGGCATGAGAGACTGCGTCCGCACCGTGAGGCAGGAGGAGGGCCTGCTCGGCTTCTACAAGGGCTTTGGTGCCGTGGTCATCCAGTACGCGCTGCACGCGGCGGTTCTGCAGATTACCAAAGTCATTTACTCCACGCTTCTTCAAAACAGCGTTTGA